In Chroicocephalus ridibundus chromosome 4, bChrRid1.1, whole genome shotgun sequence, one genomic interval encodes:
- the VPS18 gene encoding vacuolar protein sorting-associated protein 18 homolog codes for MASILDEYEDSLYRSASVQQSRASVGIPHSGYVNARLEKETPIFNKQRIDFAPPEKINSLVVSSNQLCMSLGKDTLLRIDLGKPDEPNQVELGRKDEAKVYKMFLDHTGSHLLIALNTSECLYLNRSVQKVRTLSRWKGHLIESVGWNKFLGSETNTGPILVGTAQGQIYEAEISVSEGSLFSTNPDQYFRQVYTLEEESGPAPVCCLEIERGIEGKFFIIATTRKRLFQFVGKVPEGTEQQGFSSIFAMHADHLPSFREFPANLGFSEIAFYTPKLRSNPRSFAWMMGNGVLYGTLDYSRPDSILSDERVWVYPSDIDITVNKPISIVLTQFHFLLLLPDRVKAVCTLNGQVVFQDLFLEKFGLLTRMIKDPTVQQIWIHTEKVVFRYHVQRESRDVWKMYMNMNKFDLAKEYCKDRPECLDIVLAKEAEHCFQNKRYLDSAKCYALTQNYFEEIALKFIEAKQEEALMEFLIKKLSNLKPSEKTQTTLLTTWLTELYLNWLGILEGDPSQRNLYLDTREKFRTFLSSPKNKDCLFNNRASIYELLASHGDTEHMVYFAVIMQDYERVVAHHCQHDEYDEALNVLSRHRDEKLFYKFSPVLIQHIPKKVVDAWISMGSRLDARNLIPALVNYSQSASTQQINEAIRYMEFCVYQLEETQQAIHNYLLSLYALCRPDSLLSYLEQAGTNPNRIHYDLKYALRLCAEHGHHHACVHIYKVMELYEEAVDLALQVDVDLAKSCADLPEDDEELRKKLWLKIARHVVQEEKDVKKAMACLSSCALLKIEDVLPFFPDFVTIDHFKEAICNSLEDYNKHIEELKREMEEATQSAKRIREDIQEMRNKYGSVEPQEKCAACDFPLLNRPFYLFLCGHMFHYDCLLQAVFPNLPAYKQAKLEDLQKKLAATSQPSKSHHRPKDADTISLGKGQQSREQIKADIDDIVAAECVYCGELMIRSIDKPFIDPQKYEEEMQSWL; via the exons GATATGTGAATGCACGACTGGAGAAGGAAACACCAATATTTAACAAGCAAAGGATTGACTTTGCTCCTCCAGAGAAAATTAACAGCTTAGTGGTCTCATCTAACCAGCTCTGTATGAGCCTTGGCAAAGACACTCTTCTCAG GATTGATCTTGGGAAGCCAGATGAACCTAATCAGGTAGAGCTGGGACGCAAAGATGAAGCCAAAGTCTACAAGATGTTTTTGGACCACACAG GCTCTCATCTCCTGATTGCTCTGAACACCAGTGAATGCCTTTACCTGAACAGAAGTGTTCAGAAAGTGCGAACACTCTCCCGCTGGAAAGGCCACTTGATTGAAAGTGTGGGCTGGAACAAATTTCTTGGTTCAGAGACCAACACTGGGCCTATCCTGGTGGGGACAGCCCAGGGGCAGATCTATGAGGCCGAAATCTCTGTCAGCGAGGGAAGTCTCTTCAGCACTAATCCCGACCAGTACTTTCGACAGGTCTACACTCTGGAGGAGGAATCGGGACCTGCCCCAGTCTGCTGCTTGGAGATTGAACGAGGAATAGAAGGGAAATTTTTTATTATAGCCACCACTCGAAAGAGACTCTTCCAGTTTGTTGGCAAAGTGCCTGAAGGGACGGAACAGCAAGGCTTCAGCTCCATATTTGCTATGCATGCTGACCATTTGCCCAGCTTCCGTGAGTTTCCAGCCAACCTTGGTTTCAGTGAGATAGCCTTTTACACCCCAAAACTGCGTTCCAACCCACGCTCCTTTGCCTGGATGATGGGAAATGGTGTTTTATATGGTACATTGGATTATAGCCGTCCTGATTCAATTTTGAGTGATGAACGGGTCTGGGTTTATCCTTCTGATATTGATATAACTGTGAACAAGCCAATATCCATTGTACTTACCCAGTTCCACTTCCTGTTGCTGCTGCCTGATCGGGTGAAGGCTGTATGCACTCTGAATGGGCAGGTTGTTTTTCAAGATCTGTTCCTGGAGAAGTTTGGCTTACTGACACGCATGATCAAAGATCCCACAGTCCAGCAGATATGGATTCACACTGAGAAAGTAGTGTTCCGCTACCACGTCCAGCGGGAATCTAGAGATGTGTGGAAGATGTATATGAATATGAACAAATTTGATTTAGCCAAAGAGTATTGTAAAGACCGTCCAGAGTGCCTAGATATTGTGCTGGCAAAAGAGGCAGAGCACTGCTTCCAAAACAAGAGGTATCTAGACAGTGCCAAATGTTATGCGCTGACCCAGAACTACTTTGAGGAAATTGCCCTTAAGTTCATTGAAGCCAAGCAAGAAGAGGCCCTGATGGAGTTTCTGATTAAGAAGCTAAGTAACCTAAAGCCTTCTGAGAAGACACAGACCACTCTGCTGACCACGTGGTTAACGGAGCTGTACCTGAATTGGCTGGGTATATTGGAAGGAGATCCCTCACAGCGAAATCTCTATTTGGATACACGGGAGAAGTTTCGCACTTTCCTGAGCAGTCCTAAAAACAAAGACTGTCTATTTAATAACCGGGCATCTATTTATGAGCTGTTGGCAAGCCATGGGGACACAGAGCACATGGTCTACTTTGCAGTCATCATGCAGGACTACGAGCGCGTAGTAGCTCACCACTGCCAGCATGATGAGTACGATGAAGCTCTAAATGTGCTgtccaggcacagagatgagaagCTGTTCTACAAGTTCTCTCCAGTCCTCATCCAGCATATTCCCAAGAAGGTAGTTGATGCGTGGATTTCTATGGGCTCTAGACTGGATGCCAGGAACCTCATTCCAGCGCTTGTTAACTACAGCCAGAGTGCCAGCACCCAGCAAATCAATGAAGCCATTAGATATATGGAGTTCTGTGTCTATCAGTTGGAGGAAACCCAGCAAGCCATTCACAACTACCTGTTGTCTCTTTATGCTTTGTGTCGGCCAGACTCATTGCTGTCATACCTGGAGCAAGCAGGAACCAACCCAAACAGGATCCACTATGACCTGAAGTATGCATTGCGCCTGTGTGCAGAGCATGGGCACCACCACGCATGTGTCCATATTTACAAAGTGATGGAATTATATGAGGAGGCTGTGGATCTAGCCTTACAG GTGGATGTTGATCTTGCCAAGTCCTGTGCAGATCTCCCTGAAGATGATGAGGAACTCCGGAAGAAGCTCTGGTTGAAGATTGCTCGCCATGTTGTTCAGGAAGAGAAGGATGTCAAGAAGGCAATGGCCTGCCTCTCCAGCTGTGCCCTGCTGAAGATTGAAGATGTCCTGCCATTCTTTCCAGACTTTGTCACTATTGACCATTTCAAGGAGGCAATCTGTAACTCCCTAGAGGACTACAACAAACACATTGAAGAGCTGAAAAGGGAGATGGAGGAAGCCACACAGAGTGCCAAGAGAATCCGAGAGGACATTCAGGAAATGAGAAATAAGTATGGCTCTGTGGAGCCTCAGGAAAAATGTGCTGCTTGTGACTTTCCACTTCTAAACCGCCCTTTTTACCTTTTCCTGTGTGGTCACATGTTTCACTATGACTGTCTTCTCCAAGCAGTTTTCCCAAACCTTCCTGCCTATAAGCAGGCAAAACTTGAAGATCTTCAGAAGAAGCTGGCAGCTACCAGTCAGCCTTCCAAGAGCCACCATCGTCCCAAGGACGCAGATACCATTAGcttggggaaggggcagcagagcCGGGAACAGATCAAAGCTGACATTGATGATATTGTGGCAGCCGAATGTGTGTACTGTGGTGAGCTGATGATCCGGTCCATTGACAAACCTTTTATTGATCCCCAAAAGTATGAAGAGGAGATGCAAAGCTGGCTGTAG